Below is a window of Halarcobacter anaerophilus DNA.
TGATGAACTTTCGGGAGGTCAAAGACAGCGTGTTGCAATCGCGCGTGCTTTAGCCGCTGAACCAAAGATTATATTAGCAGATGAACCTGTCTCTGCACTTGATCCAAAAAGTGCAAAAAAAGTTATGGAAGTTTTAAAAAGAGTTAACGAGGTGTATGGAGTAACGGTTATTACAAATCTTCATCATTTGGAGTATGCCAAAGAGTACTGTAACAGAATCGTAGGTGTAAACGGTGGAAGAGTAGTCTTTGACGACAACAGCGAAAAACTAACGGATAAGTTAGTAGAAAAAATCTATGCCGTAAATTAATAGGCATAAAAAATATCATAAAAGAGGAATAAAAATGAGTTTAATTAAAAAACTTACAGCGAGTGCTTTGGTTTTAGGTTTAAGTGTTTCATCTATGTTTGCACAGGAAAAATGGCCTGATAAAATTACCTTTGGTGTAATCCCTGTTGCAGGTTCAACTTCTATGAAAGAGAATTTCGGACCGCTTGCTGATTATTTGGCAAAAACTTTAGGTATAAAAGTTGAGCTTAAATTAGCAGGGGATTATACGGGAATTATTACAGGTATGCAGCATAAACATATCGATGTTGCTTATTTTGGACCAAAATCTTATGTGGAAGCGGCAAAAAGAGCCAATGCCGAAGCTTTGGTAGTTGAAGTAGACGGTGAATCTGGGCTTCCTGGGTATAATGGAACTATTATTACAAAAAAAGGAAGCAATCTTAAATCTTTGGCTGATATAAAAGGTAAAACTTGGGCATTTACCTCTTCTCAATCTACTTCGGGAACTTTAGTTCCAACTGTTATGTTTTCTAAAAAAGGTATCGACCCTAAAAAATATTTTTCAAAAGTTATCTATTCAGGAGGACATGAAGCCTCTATTTTAGCTGTTAAAGCAGGAAAAGTTGATGCAGCTTCAACTAATAATTTGGACTTTAACAGAGGTGTAGGAAAACAGTGGAGTAGAGATGATTTTAATATTATCTGGACTTCTGATTTAATTCCAGGCGCTCCGATGGCTGCAAGAAAAGATCTTCCTACATCTTTAAAAATGGCATTAAAAGGTGCTTTTGTTTCTTATAACGATAAAGAAGGACTAAAAAGACTTAAAAACAGAGGTTTTATAAAAGGTGATGACTCTGTTTATAATCCTGTAAGAGATCTTATTAAACTAAAAAATGAGCTAAAAAACAAAAAATAAAAGAATTAAAAGCAGGCTTTAAGCCTGCAAAATTTCAAGGATAGATAATGAATGTTCAAGAGTTAAAAGAGAAATCAAACCCTTTTTCTTTTACAAAGTCAATAATAATTATTATTTTACTATTGATTTTTTTTAAGAGCTGGCAAGATACGGAGATGAGTATTAGCTCACTTATTAGTGGATGGGACTATATGGTTGATTATCTATCGGGTAATCCAAATATCTCAAACAGTGGATTCTTCCCTCCAAATTTAAATAGTGAGGATTTAAAAACTTATGTATTTTCAATGCTTGAAACAATAGAAATGGCGATTATTGCTTTGGTTTTATCTGTGATTGTAGCAGTTCCATTATCATACATGAGTTCAAGAAATATTTTGGATATCTTAATTCCGGGGAAAACACCTCTTCATTTGCTTATGAAAAGAGTGATATATGGAAGTGCTACATTAATAGCAAATATTTGTAGATCTATTAATGAAATTATCTGGGCACTTATTTTCGTAAGTGCAGTCGGTCTTGGACCAATGGCAGGTATATTAGCATTAGCTGTTCATACGGCAGGAGTTTTATCCAAACTTCTAAGTGAAGGAAATGAATCTATTGATCCAGGTCCCGTTGAAGCTTTGGCAACAACAGGTGCCGGGTTTATTAAAGTTTTGGTTTACGCAGTTATTCCTCAAACTCTGCCTCATTTTGTATCAATGGCTCTTTATAGATTTGAATCAGATGTTAGAAGCGCATCAATTTTAGGATTTGTAGGTGCGGGAGGAATAGGCTTTTATCTTTTTGACAAAATGAGAGCTTTTGAAAACGGTGACGTATGTTCAATTATTATAGTAATTGTTATTACGGTTTGGTCCTTAGATAAGTTAAGTGCAATTATAAGAAAAAGGTTTATATAAAAATGAAAAGAGAAAATATTAATGATTTAGCACAGATTACTGAGTTAAAAGAGTTAAAAAAGATTTATAACAAAATAGATAAAAAATATAAAATTAAGATTTTGTCTAAACCAACTGAACAAACTCTGCTTGTTCCTGTAAAAGATCCTATTTCAGATTCAGAGTTTTATGCGGGAGAAGTTTTAGTTACATCAACTATTGTTGAAGTTGATAAAACAAAAGGGTGGTCTATGGTTATAGATTCCAATGAAGAGCTCTCTTTGTATACAGCTGTTTTAGATGCCTCTTTTGAAGCAAATATTTTTAAAGAGGAAATTAAAACTTTATTGGAAACGGCAAGAAGTAAAGAGAATAAAAAGAGTCGAAAACTAAATCAAAGAGTTAACTCAACAAGAGTCTCTTTTGATTTGATGTAAAGGTATTTTCATGGATACAATTGATTTAGAAAGATTAAACAGAGAAAATTTTAGAGTTATGATGAATGTATTATCAAAACCGGGAACTATTGAAAAAATCACTCCTGTTTTTGATTCATCTTTTTTAGCCCTTGCAAATACTCTTTTATATGCAGAAGTAAGCCACTTTTATAGAGGTATTGAAGAGTTTGAATTAATTAAAGCAATAACAAACTCAAAAGAGGATGATGAAAATAGTGCAGATTATGTTTTTTGTGATGAAATTAATAGAGAACTTTTTTCAAAAGGTAAAATAGGTACATCAAAAGATCCGGAATTCTCTTCAACTTATATATTTAAATGCAAAAATTTCAATAAAACACAAGTAAGACTAAGAGGTCCTGGAATAGATGAGATAAAAGAGACGACTCTTCCTGTAAATAAAGATTTTATCGAACTATTTAATGAAAAAAATGCAACTTTTCCTTTAGGCAATGAAATCTTTTTTATAGATGAAGATTCAAGACTTATTGCTTTGTCTAGAACCACAAAAGTGGAGGTTGTCTAATGGCTTATTATGCAATAAAAGGGGGAGAAGAAGCTATAAAAAACTCCCTTGATTTTTATAAAAAACTTACTAAAAAAGCACAAAAAATTAAAGATGAAGATTTAATTGAAGCATTTACTTTTTCTATTGATAAAGTAATAAGCGAAGGCTCCTTATATTCAAAAAAACTAGCAAGCAAAGCTATAAAAAGAAGTGCTGGAGATTTGTTAAATGCCTCATTTTTTTTAAGAGCCCATAGAAGTTCTTGCCAAAGAGTAGGACCTTGTAAAACTCTGGATGTAAATGAGATGAGGCTTCATAGAAGAATCTCTTCTGCATTTAAAGATATTGAAGGAGGGCAGCTTTTAGGTGCTTCAAATGATTATGAGATTAAGTTATTGGTTGAATTAAAAAAAGAAGAGATAAATATTGAAGATTTTGGAACTTCATCAAATATAATAAAATCAGCTCTTACTCCTTTAAGGGAAGATAATTTAATAAAAAAACTTCCAAAAGAGAAAACAACTTGGGATATTACCAGAAGTTTCCCGACTGCACCATATCCAAGAAGTGCACTTTTACAAGTTATGAGTAGAGGTGAAAGCGGAACTCTTCTTGGTTTTTCATACACATCTATGAGAGGATATGGAGATGTTCATCCAACAATTGGAGACTTAAGAGTAGGGGAACTTGATATTAAATTTACGCACCCTTTTTTAAAAAAAGAGGTAAAAGTAGGTTCCATTGAGGCAACTGCTGTTGAAAGTGTCGGTACTTTTAACAGTGATGAAAATGGAGAGACTAAATTAACAACGGGATTTGGTTTCTGTTTTGGGAAAAATGAGACAAAAGCTATATCAATGTCTATTATTGATTTGACTTTGTATAACAACTCTTATAGTGTTGGAACTGAACAGATTGTTGCAGCAGACTTTGAGATGATAATGCATCATGTGGACGGAATAGAGTCTTTTGGATTTTGCAATCACTATAAACTTCCTCATTATGTTACCTTTCAAACAGATTATCAAATATTTAAATCAGCTAAAAAATATGCGAAAGAAAAAGAGGAAAAGTTAAAATGAGATATGCATTTTTAGATGAAGAGGCAAAAAAAGAGATTAGAAGAGCTATTTTAAAAGCTATTGCAATCCCCGGATATATTGTCTCTTTTGCAAGCAGAGAGATGCCAGTTGCAAGAGGTTGGGGAACAGGAGGACTTCAAGTAACCCTTTCTCTTATAAATGAAAAAGATATTTTAAAAGTAATCGACCAAGGTTGTGACGGAAGCGTAAATGCAGTAAATATTAGAAATTTTATAAACTCCGTTACAAATGTAGAAACAACTACAAGCACAAAAGAAGCAACAATAATACAGACAAGACACAGGGTTCCTGAACTTGAATTAAATGAAAACCAAACTTTGGTTTTTCAAGTTCCAATGCCCGATATTCTTGAAACGGTTGAACCAAATACGGCAAAAGCAAAAATTATGCATGCAAATGCAGATTACTCAAAATTATGGGTTTTATTATATGAAGATACCTCTTTATACGGTGATTCAAGAATCTCTAACAGATACCCTGTAATTGTAAATAAAAGATATGCTATGGACCCAAGTCCAATACCCAAATATGATACTTTGAAACTGAATAATTGTAAAGCTTTACAACTATTTGGAGCAGGAAGAGAGAAAAAAATATATGCAATTCCTCCATATACAAAAGTTAAACCTTTGAAATTTGAAGATAGAGAGTTTAATATTGAAAATTTTGAAGGCAAAGTTTGTGAAAAATGCGGAAGCAGTAACAGTTTTATTGATGAAGTTTATGATGATGAAGGAAAAGTTCACTACTACTGCAATGATACGGATTTTTGTGATTGTAATTTAAAAGAAGGAGAAGAGTGATGGTTCTTGATTTAAAAAATGTATCAAAAATATTCGGTAACTCTTGTCCTAATTGTTTAACAAACACAGGAGCTAATTTTAACAGCTCTATTTGCCCCTCTTGTAAAAGCGTAGTTGGAGTAAACAGTGTAAATTTAAACTTAAAAAAAGGGGAAGTTTTAGGAATAGTAGGAGAAAGCGGTAGCGGAAAATCGACTCTTTTGCAGCTTATTTACCAAGATCAAAAAGCTACAAGCGGAGAGATATTTGTAAAAGATTTTATTGGTAAAAACGGAGATAGAAAAAATATCTTAGATGCAAATCTAAATGAATTATCATTTTTGCGAAACTCTTTAATGTCAATGATTTATCAAAATCCTAGATTAGGACTTAATTATAACTTTTCAGCTGGTGGAAACATTGCCCAAAAAGTTATTATGAGTGGAAATAAAAAATATGATGAGATTAGACAAAAAGCTCTGTATTTTTTAGAAAAAACAGAGATTCCTATAAGTAGAATTGATGATTATCCAGAATATTTTTCAGGTGGGCAACAGCAAAGAATTCAGATATCAAAAGCTTTGTCCTCAAGTCCAAAAATACTTCTTCTTGATGAACCTACAACAGGTTTAGACCTGTCTGTACAGGCAAAAATTCTTGATTTAATCAAAGAGTTGCAGCATGAAATAGGTTTTGCTATGGTTGTTGTTTCCCATGATTTGGGAGTAATCAAACATTTAACAGATATTACAGTTGTAATGAAAAACGGACAAATAGTTGAACAAGGATTAACTGACCAGATTTTGGAAGATCCACAGCATCCTTATACACAACTTCTTGTCTCATCAATACTTTAAAGGTTGTTTTAAATGCTTAGATTAGAAGTAAAAAATTTAAATAAAAACTTTACTATCCATACTCAAGGGGGTATGAAAGTAAAAGGTTTTGAAAATATCAATTTTAGTGTAAAAAACGGAGAGTTTTTATCTCTGTTTGGACCAAGCGGTGCAGGGAAATCTTCTATTTTAAAAACACTTTTTAGAACCTACAATACAACCAAAGGAGAGATTCTTTTTCATAGAGACAATAAAGAGATAGTCGATATTTCAAAAGCAAGCGAAAGTGAAATTTTAGAGCTTAGACATGCAGAAATAGGTTATGTATCACAGTTTTTACAAGTTTTGCCAAGAGTTAGTGCCGTAGATGTTGTTGCCCAACAGCTTATTTTTAAAGGGGAAGAGCAAACATCTTCAAGACAAAAAGCAAAAGAGATGCTTGCTTATCTCTCTATAAAAGAGGAGCTTTTTGACCTCTCTCCTTTAACTTTTTCAGGGGGAGAACAGCAAAGGGTAAATATAGCAAAAGGGATTATTGCTCCAAAATCATTACTTCTGCTTGATGAACCGACTGCTTCATTGGATAAAAACAACACTATGAAAGTTGTAGAGAAACTAAAAGAGCTAAAAAAACAAGGGGTTGCAATGATTGGAATATTCCATGACCTTGAAGCTATGGAGATGATAAGCGACAATATTTATAAATTAAAGAGAGTAAATTAATGGAAACGATTTTAAGAAGTAAAAACGTACTTATAAACGAAAATTTTATTCCTGCTGATGTAGTTATTACAGGAAGAGTTATTGATAGAATTGATGAATACGGTAAAAACAGTATTGCCGTTGATTTAGGTGATAAAAAGATTGTTCCGGGTATTGTTGATTTACATTCAGATGCAATTGAAAAAGAGATAGAACCAAGACCAAATGCAACTTTCCCTCTACAATTAGCTGTAGCAGAACTTGATAAAAAACTCTCAATGGCAGGTGTTACGACAATGTTTCATGCAATAGGCTTTGAAGAGAATCCTAAAAAAAGGAGATCAGTAGATTTTGCAATAAAACAGATTGAAGAGATATATGATGCAAATTTAAATCATCTGGGAGTAGATAATTTTATCCATGCTAGATTTGAATTAAGTTCAAGTGAGGCAGTAAATCCATTAAAAGAGGTTATTTCAAAAGGTATGGTAAAACTTCTGTCTCTAATGGATCACTCACCTGGACAAGGACAATTTAAATCTTTGGACTCATTTAAGAACTATTACGGAAAA
It encodes the following:
- the phnD gene encoding phosphonate ABC transporter substrate-binding protein, producing MSLIKKLTASALVLGLSVSSMFAQEKWPDKITFGVIPVAGSTSMKENFGPLADYLAKTLGIKVELKLAGDYTGIITGMQHKHIDVAYFGPKSYVEAAKRANAEALVVEVDGESGLPGYNGTIITKKGSNLKSLADIKGKTWAFTSSQSTSGTLVPTVMFSKKGIDPKKYFSKVIYSGGHEASILAVKAGKVDAASTNNLDFNRGVGKQWSRDDFNIIWTSDLIPGAPMAARKDLPTSLKMALKGAFVSYNDKEGLKRLKNRGFIKGDDSVYNPVRDLIKLKNELKNKK
- the phnE gene encoding phosphonate ABC transporter, permease protein PhnE; the encoded protein is MNVQELKEKSNPFSFTKSIIIIILLLIFFKSWQDTEMSISSLISGWDYMVDYLSGNPNISNSGFFPPNLNSEDLKTYVFSMLETIEMAIIALVLSVIVAVPLSYMSSRNILDILIPGKTPLHLLMKRVIYGSATLIANICRSINEIIWALIFVSAVGLGPMAGILALAVHTAGVLSKLLSEGNESIDPGPVEALATTGAGFIKVLVYAVIPQTLPHFVSMALYRFESDVRSASILGFVGAGGIGFYLFDKMRAFENGDVCSIIIVIVITVWSLDKLSAIIRKRFI
- a CDS encoding phosphonate C-P lyase system protein PhnG, coding for MKRENINDLAQITELKELKKIYNKIDKKYKIKILSKPTEQTLLVPVKDPISDSEFYAGEVLVTSTIVEVDKTKGWSMVIDSNEELSLYTAVLDASFEANIFKEEIKTLLETARSKENKKSRKLNQRVNSTRVSFDLM
- the phnH gene encoding phosphonate C-P lyase system protein PhnH; the protein is MDTIDLERLNRENFRVMMNVLSKPGTIEKITPVFDSSFLALANTLLYAEVSHFYRGIEEFELIKAITNSKEDDENSADYVFCDEINRELFSKGKIGTSKDPEFSSTYIFKCKNFNKTQVRLRGPGIDEIKETTLPVNKDFIELFNEKNATFPLGNEIFFIDEDSRLIALSRTTKVEVV
- a CDS encoding carbon-phosphorus lyase complex subunit PhnI; translation: MAYYAIKGGEEAIKNSLDFYKKLTKKAQKIKDEDLIEAFTFSIDKVISEGSLYSKKLASKAIKRSAGDLLNASFFLRAHRSSCQRVGPCKTLDVNEMRLHRRISSAFKDIEGGQLLGASNDYEIKLLVELKKEEINIEDFGTSSNIIKSALTPLREDNLIKKLPKEKTTWDITRSFPTAPYPRSALLQVMSRGESGTLLGFSYTSMRGYGDVHPTIGDLRVGELDIKFTHPFLKKEVKVGSIEATAVESVGTFNSDENGETKLTTGFGFCFGKNETKAISMSIIDLTLYNNSYSVGTEQIVAADFEMIMHHVDGIESFGFCNHYKLPHYVTFQTDYQIFKSAKKYAKEKEEKLK
- a CDS encoding alpha-D-ribose 1-methylphosphonate 5-phosphate C-P-lyase PhnJ encodes the protein MRYAFLDEEAKKEIRRAILKAIAIPGYIVSFASREMPVARGWGTGGLQVTLSLINEKDILKVIDQGCDGSVNAVNIRNFINSVTNVETTTSTKEATIIQTRHRVPELELNENQTLVFQVPMPDILETVEPNTAKAKIMHANADYSKLWVLLYEDTSLYGDSRISNRYPVIVNKRYAMDPSPIPKYDTLKLNNCKALQLFGAGREKKIYAIPPYTKVKPLKFEDREFNIENFEGKVCEKCGSSNSFIDEVYDDEGKVHYYCNDTDFCDCNLKEGEE
- a CDS encoding ATP-binding cassette domain-containing protein, whose protein sequence is MVLDLKNVSKIFGNSCPNCLTNTGANFNSSICPSCKSVVGVNSVNLNLKKGEVLGIVGESGSGKSTLLQLIYQDQKATSGEIFVKDFIGKNGDRKNILDANLNELSFLRNSLMSMIYQNPRLGLNYNFSAGGNIAQKVIMSGNKKYDEIRQKALYFLEKTEIPISRIDDYPEYFSGGQQQRIQISKALSSSPKILLLDEPTTGLDLSVQAKILDLIKELQHEIGFAMVVVSHDLGVIKHLTDITVVMKNGQIVEQGLTDQILEDPQHPYTQLLVSSIL
- the phnL gene encoding phosphonate C-P lyase system protein PhnL, producing the protein MLRLEVKNLNKNFTIHTQGGMKVKGFENINFSVKNGEFLSLFGPSGAGKSSILKTLFRTYNTTKGEILFHRDNKEIVDISKASESEILELRHAEIGYVSQFLQVLPRVSAVDVVAQQLIFKGEEQTSSRQKAKEMLAYLSIKEELFDLSPLTFSGGEQQRVNIAKGIIAPKSLLLLDEPTASLDKNNTMKVVEKLKELKKQGVAMIGIFHDLEAMEMISDNIYKLKRVN